A genome region from Mercenaria mercenaria strain notata chromosome 11, MADL_Memer_1, whole genome shotgun sequence includes the following:
- the LOC128547048 gene encoding citrate synthase, mitochondrial-like — protein MSMFRNSIVKLVASHQGLVSNCRYATAASTNLKAVLANQIPEKQEEVKKFRKEYGSTKVGEVTVDMMYGGMRGIRGLVTETSVLDPNEGIRFRGYSIPDCQELLPRGNGGTGEQPLPEALFWLLLTGEIPTQQQADAISKEWNDRAAIPNHVTTMLNNFPSNLHPMSQFSAAITALNSESKFAKAYHSGVKKSQYWEYAYEDSMDMIAKLPTVASIIYRNLYREGSSVGAIDPKKDWSWNFATMLGYDNADFVELMRLYLTIHR, from the exons GGTTTGGTGAGCAACTGCAGATATGCTACAGCAGCAAGCACA AACCTGAAGGCAGTTCTAGCCAATCAGATTCCAGAGAAACAAGAGGAAGTGAAAAAGTTCAGGAAGGAATATGGATCAACTAAGGTTGGAGAGGTCACAGTTGATATG ATGTATGGTGGTATGAGAGGTATTCGTGGTCtcgttacagaaacttctgtccTTGATCCCAATGAAGGAATCCGATTCCGTGGTTACAGCATTCCTGACTGTCAAGAACTCCTCCCAAGAG GTAATGGAGGGACCGGTGAACAACCTTTACCTGAGGCTTTGTTTTGGCTGCTTTTGACTGGTGAAATTCCCACCCAACAGCAGGCTGATGCCATCTCTAAAGAGTGGAATGACAGAGCGGCCATACCCAACCATGTCACAACTATGTTGAACAACTTCCCTAGTAATCTCCACCCTATGTCACAATTCAGTGCTGCAATCACTGCATTGAACAGCGAGAGCAAATTTGCCAAGGCTTATCATAGTGGTGTGAAGAAGAGCCAATACTGGGAG TACGCCTATGAAGATTCCATGGACATGATTGCAAAGCTACCCACTGTTGCATCCATTATTTACCGTAACTTGTACAGAGAAGGCAGCTCTGTAGGTGCCATAGACCCAAAGAAAGACTGGAGTTGGAACTTTGCCACAATGCTGGGATATGATAACGCAGATTTTGTAGAGCTTATGAGATTATACCTGACAATACACAGGTAG